The sequence below is a genomic window from Luteimonas sp. MC1825.
GACGACCGAGTCCATGCCGGCGTGCCAGCGCTCGTTGATGCGGTTGTTCAGGTTGAGGCGCGAGATCGTCGTCTGGCCGTAGTTGGCCGAAGCCTCGTAGCTCCAGTCATCGCCGAAGTAACCCTCGATGCCCAGCACCGCGCGTGCGGTCTGACGCTCGACGTTCTCGCCACGGCGGCCGGCATCGACGTTGAAGCGGGAGACCTGGAGGATCTTCTGGCCGTCGAGGACGGGAAGCGTCGAGGCGTCCATGAGCGCACCCAGCTGGGGTGAGATGAAGGCGTTGTCGCGACGGATGCGGATCGGCTGGTCGAAGGCCGGCTGACCGAAGAACTGGGACTCGGTCTTGCTGTACTTGCCTTCGAAAAACAGGCGGTGGTTCTCATCGAGATCGAAGTTGACCACGCTGTTGAAGCTGAAACGGTCGAACGCCGGCTGCAGGTCCGCAACCGAGTTGAGGTCGGCGAAATCGCAGTCCACGCAGGACGAGGCGCTGACGACGGTGCCGTCATAGCGGTTGGGGCGGAAGCTGCCGTCCTGGTCGAAGATGTAGCGGTTGCCCCAGGTGGCCGGGTTTGCCGGGTTGAACGTGCCGATGGTGAAGGTGCCACCAAAGGAAATGGAGTGGTTGCCACCCGGGCCTGAAACGATCGTCTGCGGATTGCTCTCGCTCGGCGGCCTGCTGGCGTCGAAGTTCGGGTTGGGAACCGAGACGAGGAACTCGCGGCCGATGCGGCGATCGCCACGGCCGAAGCGGTCCTGCGTGCTGTATTCGAGCGAGATGGCGGCCGAGCCGCGGCCGTCGGCGAAGTCGCTGCCGCCGGAGAAGCTGATGAACGAGCGGTCGAAGCCGCCTTCGCTTGCCTGGCCAGTCTGGCCGCGCAGTTCGAAGCCTTCGAAGGACTTCTTCATGATGAAGTTGACCACGCCGGCGACGGCGTCAGCGCCGTAGACGGCCGATGCGCCGCCGGTGATCACTTCCACGCGCTCGATCCACTCGGTGGGGATCGTGTTCACGTCGACCGCGGTGGAGCCGGGGCTGGCGCCCACGTGGCGGCGGCCGTTGACCAGGACCAGCGTGCGCGAGGTGCCCATGCCACGCAGGTCGAGCAGGCCAAGGCCCGCGGTACCGATGAAGCGCGTGGAGTTGCCCAGGGTGTAGTTGGGCGAAAGGGCCGGAAGCTTGGTCATCAGGTCGCCGATGTTCACGGCACCGGTGGCCCGGATTTCTTCCGCGGTGATCGCCGTGACCGGCGACGGCGTGACGAATCCGGCGCGCGCGATGCGGGAGCCGGTGACCGTGACGCGGTCCAGGTCGGTGGTCGCCTGGTTGCTGCCCGTTTCGCTGGAGGCTGCGTCCTGCGCGAAGATCGGGCCAGTGGCCGGCAGGGCGATTGCAGCCAGAAGGGCTGCACTCAGGCGGCTTCGCCTGAAGGATGTGTTCTTGCTGAATGACATGGTTTACTCCCCTGGAAGAAAACGACGCTTGGACTTGGATTCACGGGAGCGCGGTTTGCAAGGACCAGGCGCCGCCGTGAGCCGGCACGCTACCACCCCGAAAGCTTTCGTTAAAGCCAGTTGAAGATTTTGTTACGGCTACCGACGCGAGCCTTCGAATCGCGACCCGACTGACGGTTCCATTTCCCGTGTCGGCGCCCGCAAATGCGAAAAGCCCGGCTGTCGCCGGGCTTTTCTGATACGCCAGGGACGGCGGGCCTATTCTCGGACCCAGACCTGCTCGCGGCAGATGAAGGCCACGCAGCCGGACACGCCCAGCCGGTTGTCATCGATCAGCTTGGCCTTGGCCTTGTAGGTCTTGCCCTTGGCCGGGTCGAGGATGTGGCCACCCGTCCATTCGCCGGAGTCCGGCTTCAGGCCCCAGAGGATGGTCATGCCCTTGATCGGCTTGCCCTTGTTGGCCCCGTCGCACTTGTCGCAGGCCGGATTGGGGCCGCGGTCGGAGTGCAGGATGTCGACCACGCGGCCCGACAGCTTGCCGCCCGCCTCGGTGATCTCGACGATCGACTTCACCTTGCCGGTCTCGTCGTCGATGGTCTTCCAGCGGCCGACCGCGTCGGCGGCGATGGCCGGC
It includes:
- a CDS encoding DUF2147 domain-containing protein; this encodes MRKPLFILLAMMLASPAIAADAVGRWKTIDDETGKVKSIVEITEAGGKLSGRVVDILHSDRGPNPACDKCDGANKGKPIKGMTILWGLKPDSGEWTGGHILDPAKGKTYKAKAKLIDDNRLGVSGCVAFICREQVWVRE